The nucleotide sequence aacgacacaatgggccaactatccggccgccggatatccggctatccggcctagcagctggccggatatccggtatccggccaaacaactatccgtttcatctctagtatagACACTAGCTCGAATTTGTTTTGTTCCTGCATTATCTTTGTGTGTATCCTGCCTAGTTGTTTTACGCGCCATTCCtgtaataatataaacatttaacaaaaaatgttgGTATCGATGCTGAATCAAATTTTGGAGTATCTCACACATGCTACTTTTAGCATCAGCTATCGACGATTtggcgactgtatcgatgcagcaGCATCGCGATTTCGTGACTTCATTGCGTTCGCATTTCGGACGCAGTATCGGAACCGCGCGTTTTACGAAAAGCAACTCAACCGCCAGTTTGGCGTTTTTAAGTGTGCGGTGTGGAATGTGTGGTCGCGGCATTCAGCTTCTTAAAAGCGGCTAAATCGCCGATAGtagcgtgtgtgtgtgtgtgtgtggctAGAATCAATAAAATGGCCAATCCGTACCGCCGGGGGGcggcaggttatgtggggcttgaacccactaaaaacctggtgTATTCCCTCTGCCGCACAGAGGTACACCATGGGTACTAGAGACGACCAAGACGCCTTCCGCGGACGTCCCTCCCTACACGGCAGAACCGATGGGATTTGCCAGGACCTAACACATGCCACATTATGAAGGAGCACGCTTACCCTTATCCGAGGAAAACCAGTAGAACGGCACGAATTTCTTTCCGTGGTTGTGttccaatttttttaaactttttattacttACCCTAGTCACATTCAACGAGtatctcactcgattatatGGAACTACCGTCACTTTGTCACTGGTAGCGTATTGTGCGACTATGTGGTATGCTTCTACGTCTAGTTTCGCCACGTTTCGCATTGAACTCTGCTGTTTTGGTGTTTTCATCTGAAATAACAGTAAAAGGCAGTGTAAATACCATAACTTCTGTCAGAAATGGTATTTTGTAACCTTTCattctacgagtaggtacttagtttatggcatttccaaattttattttggctttTCAAAATAGCCCCTTCCATAATATAAATTAGATGAATAATTACTTCGATAGCATGAAAACTCCCCAAAATATGTTTCTTTGACAAAGTTTCCAACAAACGCTTCATACAAACTTCGTGTTATGACATCGCGCCGTGGTACTTTTTATGCATTGCTTATGGAATTTTCTCAGCAGCTGTCTAACTAATTATCGTGTTTTTTAAAATGGTACTCAagtctgatataaattttattgtactATTTTTATACACCACTATATTTTTAtgaccgaaaaaaaaaatctggataaTGAGTTActgatactgatcctatttaagcaaaaaaagttaaataaagttactcaaaatttcatcccaaaattggtaatttatggacacacgcgtcATTAGTCGTCATTCAtctaacacttattagaactcaaaattacttgaaatgttgcattaaaatggtctaagttagctaagtaagtaataataacactggaagcgtggtcgatggtgcgctggacgcaggccgctaccaatcgatcaacatggaaagcattgggggaggcctatgttcagcagtggacgtcctatggctgaaatgatgatgatgatgatgaagcgtggtcgaggcgtgagcgagacagacagatcggggcaatgtgcgagcgcgtaccTACGAttactctagcgagcagcggagtgccccggctgtgacgcgtaaaatagcgcggactaaagaaaatttaataaaaatttaactttaaaaacatttttttacacatttttacATAAcctgtttagattttttcggtgataaaaatgtagtagtGTATAAAATGggttattcaaaaataaaacaaaattaaagttaaaatcatgttttattacacattattcaaaaatatcggtaaaaacattttcatattaTAGTAGTAGCACATAATGATACCTAAGTGTAGTAgtcctataattattttattaaaatttaatgataTTACACAGACATGGTTATTTGattaatacacaaaatatacTAGATAATTATGTTAATGTGAACTATAAAGTACAAgtttgttattaaaacaattatgATCAAATCTTGCTTTATTGACTTCTGTCAGTAACTAGCACATACAGTTTagcttaaaactaaataaaaagaagaCAATTTAGCTAATAAATGTTTTTACATCATGTGTATTGACAAATATTACTTAAACAACACAGGGAATAAATCGTttcaaaaagttacatttaCAGTTACATACCTAttgttaaacataaattatatcACTTCTGAAAATAGTTCTATCTTAAAACCTCCATCATCTTCAACGCACATGACAGCAGTGACATAGTCACCTCTGTTAACCTCCAGTGGTTGGTCCTTATAGAAAACAGAACTATGCACGAAACTGGACTTTCGTTTGGTGGATATTTCTGCAGCACCATCCATTACTTTGATCACATACCAACATAGCATACCATTGCATGCCCCGTCTCTCTCGACGTGTACTGAAACTACACAGGGTATCATACTGTGACAGCTGTCAGTTAAGTGTACTGGTCGAGACATATTTTTGTGTTCCAACCGCGTCGGGTCAACGTAGGTTATCTGCGATTCTGTGAATGTGTTGGTCCTCGATCCTGGAGGCATAGCAGACATAGCTTTCTCGGTTAATTTATTgtgtttatccaacaattcactGCTGATGAGTTGGACCTTCATAGACACATTTGGCATAAATAATCCCCCTTCTTGTAATCGCGCATGCTTCAGTAGTTTAGCCAGGCTATAAAGTGATCTGTCGATGTTGCCACTCATATGTAATATGTCACAATAAACTGCGTGGAATCTTTTGCCGTCAAACGGCTCAAGAGACAAGTTTTCGTAAAGCAATATTTCCACTCTGGACAGGCAAATATTGTGCCTACGgaaaacctttttaaaaaactttttatcttGACGATCACGGGCCATACAAATGAGAGATTGCGCTCctcgcttcatcatcatcatcccgaAGACAGGAAACGGACACAAATCTACAACGTCGACTTCTTCTATCTCCACCATTTGTGTTAAATGAACTGTTGCTATTTGTGCACTTTTAATAATCTCATTAATATAGACGTCATCGTTCAGGAACGTTGTTAATTGCTTTGACACTCTCGTTATTCGTTTTCTACAATCTGGCAGAAATCTTAGTCTCCCGCCAAATGTTGAGAACTGAGCAATGAAAGATTCACCTTCTGTGTATTGCATTGGTATAAAATCATGAAACACAGCTTGTTTCCACGCATCTGATCTCTCTTCTGATCTAGGATCGGTTGTCATAACGATGTCCTCGgttataaaaagtttgaaaaatccTACCAGTGCATTAACTTCACCGCTACTTGTAACCGTCAATTTTGCATTGTCTGAAAAGATATTggctatttttttgttaacatcGGCAAAcgaattaaagtttatttcaaagaCTAACTCTTCTTGCGTCACGAACTCTAAGTCTTTGTATGTGAAGATGTCTTCACCAAAGTATGGATCACGGCTATGTGTTTCTGTGTGTAAAAACAAGTCTTGAACACCAAGGAGTGTTTTAGCATCCGCAGaaatttggtatttttttttaatctgctCACAGCGGACGCCAATAACATAAAATTCAGCCCGGCCAGGAATTACCCGCGCTGAAGGTGTAAGAACCCTATTCCAAGCCGATAGGATGGTAAATAATAGCTCACTACCTAAAAGGCCGGCGTCAAATCTATTTGTTATCACAAGCAGGTTGCTTCTGTAGGAGCCAACTTCAATATCTTCAATATCTTCTATCTTGGTTCCTTTTTCGATTAAAAAGAAGTCTTGTTTCGGGTCTTCGAATGAATGTTGTATCGATTGTTCTGCTGATTCCTTACTttcattttcttcttctttcctcAGGATAGAGGTTTGAATTATACCTCGTAAATATTTACCAAGTCTTTGATCGTCATTCAGCAAGCTGTATTCGTCCCGGGAGTACAGCAACCTCTTTGTTAAATTCAGGTATTTTTGTGCTCTTACTAGGTTTTTGTCGATTTGAACCGCCTTTTCAAAATGAAGGTGGGCAATATGAATCTCTTGCTGGCGTAGAAAATATTCACCAGCACTATATAGGAAATGAGTGTTACCTGGAAATTCTTCTAAGGCGACCTTATAATTCCTGATTATTTGTGCGTTGTCGTTTTGTTCTGCCAACACGTCGTTGTATTGGTCCAAGGTCGTCCGAAATTGCATTTCCATATCCTTTTTTAGGTGAGGAGGGTTATCTCGGATGGATGTCAAATAGAGCTCAAACGCTTCTCGGTGAAGATCTAATTCCGCCGAAAGCTGCGCTtctccagtgctgtagattggGTCTGGTACTGGGTCGTCCATTCTGTTTTATCTTCTTGTCTCACTAAGTTCACTTGCCGAATGCTTGAATTAACACCTACTTATCACTTGAAGTGTTCACAAAGTTTGCTTGTATGATTTGTAGATAGCACTATATCACTTTCTTTAGAGATGGCTTGAATTTACACCCACTTGTCACTTGAAGTTTACTAATTGTTCACAAAGTTCGCTTGTATGAGTTGTCTAAATCACAGCACTATTATCACAATTTTAGAGATGACTTGAATTAACACCCACTTGTCACTTGAAGTATAGGTACTTTGAAGTTAACTTGGATCTCAAGAACTGATGACCGACCAGGCTTGTGTCCAAAGGCAGACTGACTCCACACCCAGCTAGCTCCTACCCCGTTTGGGCACTCGTAATGCAAAACGGTACATTACGAATCAAAC is from Ostrinia nubilalis chromosome 2, ilOstNubi1.1, whole genome shotgun sequence and encodes:
- the LOC135078890 gene encoding uncharacterized protein LOC135078890, whose amino-acid sequence is MDDPVPDPIYSTGEAQLSAELDLHREAFELYLTSIRDNPPHLKKDMEMQFRTTLDQYNDVLAEQNDNAQIIRNYKVALEEFPGNTHFLYSAGEYFLRQQEIHIAHLHFEKAVQIDKNLVRAQKYLNLTKRLLYSRDEYSLLNDDQRLGKYLRGIIQTSILRKEEENESKESAEQSIQHSFEDPKQDFFLIEKGTKIEDIEDIEVGSYRSNLLVITNRFDAGLLGSELLFTILSAWNRVLTPSARVIPGRAEFYVIGVRCEQIKKKYQISADAKTLLGVQDLFLHTETHSRDPYFGEDIFTYKDLEFVTQEELVFEINFNSFADVNKKIANIFSDNAKLTVTSSGEVNALVGFFKLFITEDIVMTTDPRSEERSDAWKQAVFHDFIPMQYTEGESFIAQFSTFGGRLRFLPDCRKRITRVSKQLTTFLNDDVYINEIIKSAQIATVHLTQMVEIEEVDVVDLCPFPVFGMMMMKRGAQSLICMARDRQDKKFFKKVFRRHNICLSRVEILLYENLSLEPFDGKRFHAVYCDILHMSGNIDRSLYSLAKLLKHARLQEGGLFMPNVSMKVQLISSELLDKHNKLTEKAMSAMPPGSRTNTFTESQITYVDPTRLEHKNMSRPVHLTDSCHSMIPCVVSVHVERDGACNGMLCWYVIKVMDGAAEISTKRKSSFVHSSVFYKDQPLEVNRGDYVTAVMCVEDDGGFKIELFSEVI